The sequence CGAGCGGGGGGCCGCGAACCACTGGATCAACGGGACCGAGGAGCGGCTGGTCGCGGGCGACATGGTGTTCATCCGGCCCGACGACTGCCACGCGCTGCAGGCCGAGGACGGGATCGGCTGCCGGATCCTCAACGTGATGTTCCTGCCCGGCACCGCCGATCACCTCGCCGCGCGCTATGGCAGCGAACTGGCCGAGCGGTTCTTCTGGTTCGCGGGCGAGCTGCCGATGGTGCTTCACCTGACCGGTGCGCAGATGGAGCGGGCCATCAACACGGCCCAGCAGCTCGGCGGATCGCGGCGGACACTGGCGCGGATCGAGCACTTCCTGCTCGCGATCATGACCCATGTGCTCGACGAAGTGGCGACGATCGAGCGGAGCGCGCCGCGCTGGCTGATCGCGGCCTGCCAGGCGGCCCAGCAGCCGGAGGTGTTCCGGGAGGGGGCCGCCGGGTTCGTGGCCGCCGCCGGGCGTGGGCATGAGCATGTGTGCCGGCAGGCGCGGCGGCATCTGGGCGTCTCGCCCACCGTCTTCGTCAACCGGATCCGCATCCAGCACGCAGCCATGCTGCTGTCGGCCACCGGCCGGCCGCTGGCGGATGTGGCGGGCGACTGCGGGATCGAGAACCTGAGCTACTTCCACAAGCTCTTTCGCGAGCATTACGGCACCACCCCCGGAGCCTATCGCGAGCGGCGCCAGCGCGACCCGATCCAGAGCGGGACTGTCACCGAAACGTCGGTTTAGCTTGCTAACCGGCTGAACGAGCAGACGTTGGGGGGCTGAAGATGTTTCGGGTGATCGGGGCGACGGTGATCCTGCCGAACGGCGTGGCGCGCTGCGAGGTGAGCGTCGAGGACGGGCGGATCGCGGCGCTCGACGCCCCGGCAACGCCGGGCGAGGTGAAGGTGGACGGGCGCGGCAAGGTGCTGGCACCCGCGCTCATAGACATCCACGGCGACGCGTTCGAGCGGCAGATGATGCCGCGGCCCGGCGTGATGTTCCCCCTCGATCCGGCCGTGCTGGAGACCGACCGCCAGCTTGGGGCGAACGGGATCGCGACGGCGTTCCATGCGGTGACGCTGGGCTGGGAGCCGGGCCTGCGCTCCGTCGAGCAGGGGCGCGCGTTCTGCGCGGCGCTGGAGCGGCTCGGGCCGAGGCTGACGGTGGAGAACGCGATCCAGCTGCGGTGGGAGACCTTCGCCTTCGAGGCGGTGGACCTGATCGAGGAGGTGCTGGCCGGCCCCCTGCCTGCCGCCATCGCCTTCAACGATCACACGTCGATGTCGATGCTCGACCCGTCGATCCGCATCCAGGACCGGCCGTTCGAACAGGCGGCGGACTACCCGGCGGTGAGCTTCGACGCGCCGCATCTGCCGCGCAAGATGGCGGGCTCGGCCAAGCGGGCGGGGCTCGACATCGAGCCCTATCTCGAGCGGATGGGCGACATCTGGACCCGGCGGGCGGAGGTGCCCGCGGTGATCGAGCGGGTGGCGGCGGCCGGCCGCGAGGCCGGGGTCGGCATGCTGAGCCACGACGATACGCAGGACGAGACGCGGACCTTCTATCGCGGGCTCGGCGCGCGGATCAGCGAGTTTCCCATGCGGATCCCGGTCGCCGAGGCGGCGAAGGCGGCGGGCGACGCCATCGCCTTCGGCGCGCCCAACGTCGTGCGCGGCGGCAGCCATATCGGCTCGCCCTCCGCGGCGGAGATGGTGGAGGCGGGGCTCTGCGATATGCTCGCCTCGGACTACTACTACCCCGCGATGCTGGCCGCGGTGGCGCGCTTGCATGAGGAGAAGCGCGCACCGCTCGACAAGCTGTGGCGGCTGGTCTCGGCAGGACCGGCGGAGGCGATGCACCTGCCCGAACGGGGCGAGATCGCGGTGGGCCAGCGCGCCGACCTCGTGCTGCTCGACTGGCCCGAAGGCGAGACGCCGGCGGTGCGGCGGACCTGGGTGAAGGGGCGGCTCGCCTACTCCGCGGGCTGACCTACCGGAACCAGCGCGCCCAGCCGTCCTCGTAGTAGCGGACGAGGGCGTGGGAGAGGATGGTGTTGGTCTCGACCTCCAGCGGTGCCGTGTCGTGGCCGAAGGTGGTGAGGCCCGGCCACAGATCCGCATGATAGAACTGCAGGCCCTCGGGCAGCGGATCGGGGTCGCGCAACGGGCCGGGGCGCGCGAGCACGAAACCCCAGGTGCCGAAGCTCGGCACGTAGGCGTGGTAGGCGGTCGTGGAGAGCGTGCCGCCCGGGCGCTGCGGATCACGGGTCTCGTCCAGCGTGCGGTCGATGGACCAGAACGCCTCCCGCGCGAAGACGGGAGAGCCCGCTTGGGTGACGAGCGCGCCGCGTGGTGACAGGCGCTCGACGAGGCGGGCGTAGAACTCGCGGGAATAGAGCTTCGAGACCGAGAAATCGCGCGGATCCGGCAGGTCGAGGACGATGGCGTCGAATACCCGCCGGTCCTCGTCCGCGAACTGCCAGGCATCGTCGGCGATGATCTCGACGCGCGGGTCGTTCAGCGCGCGGTCGTTGAGGGCGGCGAGGTGGGGCACGTTGCGGAAGAGCTCGGTCACGCGGGGGTCGAGGTCAACCAGAACGACCTCCTCCACATCCGGCCAGCGCAGCACCTCGCGCGCGGCCATGCCGTCACCGCCGCCGAGGATCAGGATGGAGGTGCGGCGCGGCAGGCGGCTCATCATGGGGTGGACCAGCGTCTCGTGGTAGCGGTGCTCATCGAGGCTGTCGAACTGGATCGAGCCGTTGAGAAACAGCCGCGTCCGGTCGCCGAAGCGGGTGACGACGATGCGCTGATAGGGCGTCTCCTCGCTGAGGATCACGTCATCCTCGAACATCGCCGTATCGGCGAGGGAGACGAGGCGGTCGGTCCAGATCAGCGCCGCGGAACAGGCAACGAGCCCGCCGAGCCAGAAGCCGCGGATCAGCCAGCCGATGCGCTCGCGAAAGAGCCACAGCGAGATGCCCGCGACGACGAGATTGAGCACGCCGAAGACGAGGCTCGCCGCCATCAGCCCCAGTTGCGGGACGATCACCAGCGGGAAGAGCACGGCGGCGACCAGCGCCCCGGCATAATCCGCCGTCAGCACGCTGGAGAGCGTGTGCTGCATCGCCTGACGCGTGTGCAGGATGCGGGTGATGAGCGGGATCTCCAGCCCCGAGAGCGCGCCGATGGCGACCACCAGCGAGAAGAGCAGCAGCCCCAGCCCGTCGAGCCAGCCATAGGCGAGGAACAGGATCGGTGCGGAGAAGCCGCCCACGATGCCGAGCAGGACCTGGGAGAGGACGAAGCCCCGCTCCGCCTCCGTCACGTAGCGCGAGGCCCAGGCGCCCAGCCCCATGGAGGTCATGAAGACGCCGATGACGAGGGAGAACTGCGTGACGCTGTCGCCGAGCAGGTAGCTCGACACCGCACCCGCGATGAGCTCGTAGACCAGCCCGGCCACGGCCACCGCGAAGGTGGCCGCCAGCAGCCAGAGCCCCTGCGCCTCGGCCGCCGGGCGGGTCATCCGCTGACGATCACCGCCGCGATCAGGATCGATATGGCGAGGAACAGGCTGCCCATCAGCACCGCGATGGCCATGTTCTGCTCCTCCTCCACCTCGCGGCGCAGGGAGAAGGGGGTAAGCCACTCGATGACGATCCAGCTTACGATGAGCAGGCCGACGCCGAGGGCGGTGTAGAAGATCGTCGCCACGATCTCGGCGAAGATGATGGTCTCGAATGGGTTCATGTCGCTCTCCTCATTTGACCCCTCCGACAAAGCCGTAGCCGCCGCCCGGGGAGCCGACGCGGGCGGATTGTACCGATGTGCTCTGCCCGCCATAGCCGCTCATGCTGAGCATCGCGGCCGCACCGATCAGGCCGAGGACGAGCAGGACGAGGATCGCGCGCGCCAGCATCAGTCGTCGCTCCAGTCGCTGCCGGACCAGCGGCGGGTGTTGTGGATGGTCCGCTGCACAAGCATCCCGCCGCCGACGGCGAGGAAGGCGAACGCGAGATACCAGAGCCAGCGGGTGGCGGGCTTGCCTTGCGTCACCTCGACGGCCATGCGCTGTGCGAGCTGGCCGCCCTGCCAGTCCACCGCGGCCTCGGACTGCGCCATCTCCAGCGTGTAGTTGCCCGGCGGCAGGAGGAGGTGCGCGCGCGCCCAGCGGGAGCCCTCCGTCCAGCGGCCATCGGAGTCGCGGCCGAAATAGTAGCCCATGCCATCATCGAAGGCAGCGACGGGCTCGTCCTCTGCATCGTAGAGCTCGACCTCGTACCAGGCCCAGCTGTTGGAGACGTCGGACCAGATGGAGATCTCGGTGAGGCCCTGCGGGGCCGTGACCTCGAAGGGCAGCGTGAGCGGGTTGCGGACGCTGACCTCGCCCGACTGGGCGATCCGCGTGCCGGCGGCGCCGAGCGCGAAGCTCAGAACGACGGCGGCCGCGGCCCCGGCGAGCGTCAGGTTGCGGGCAAAGAGCGCGAGGGAGGAGCGGCGGAACGCCTGCAGCGGGTGCACGCCCGAGGGACGCCGCCAGTCCTTCGCCGCGATGCGGAAGCTCGCGAAGGTCGCCGCGCGGTCGAGGTGGCGGGAGAGCTCGTATTCCCGCTCCTTCCCGGTCTCGCGCATCGTCAGCATCTGGTCGTCGCCCATCAGCGAGACATAGAAAGAGTCCTCGTCGAGCTTGGGCGTGTAGTTGAACTCACCCTCGATGAACGTCGCCTCGGGCCGGCCGGAGCCGTAATAGCGATAGCGCGTGCGGCCCAGATGGGCGGCGGGGCGGCTCTCCGCATTCTCGATCGTGCGGGCGGAGATGAAGGCGGGGGCCGGCAGATCGCGGATCTTGCGGGTGAAGACGAGGTGGCCGTCCTCCCACGTGATCCAGGCATAGCCGTGGGTCCAGGAGAAGACCTGGTGGTCGACCCAGGTCCAGGTCCGCCCGCCATAGCGTTCCCGCCAGGCGATCGTGCCGATCACGGTGAAGGGCACGCCATAGACCTCGCCTGTCATGCCGATGGCGAGCGGGCTTTCGGGCCGGGGCATGTCGCGGAACTGCGCAATGACCTTGTAGCCGTCCTGCGCGTCGAGTTCCGCCCCGCAATAGGAGCAGACATGGGCGCGGACGCGACCGCCGCCGAGCACGCTGAGCCCGGCGCCGCAATTGGTGCAGTTGAAGCTCTCGGGCCGCGTCATAGGGTCTGCACGTCCCACGGATCGACCCAGCGGCCGCGGGTCCAGGCCTCGCCGCCCTCCCAGGTCTCGACGGTGGCAAGCGCGCGCTCGGGGCCGGAGAGGTCGAAATAGAGGTGCTTTTCGCCGACGCTCAGCACCTCTGGCAGTTCGCCGCGCACGGCGATGCATTCGGCGGTTTCGGCCTCGGTGACGCGGTAATCGGTGCCGTCGATGGCGACCGGCGTGCCGAGGCGCGGGCGGAAGCCGCGGGGCCAGAGGGCGCGGGGCAAGGGCTGCTCGATGGCGTAGTCGCCCTCATCGACGCTGAGCCACCAGCCGTCATCGTTCTGGTCGATGCACCAGTATTCGTCCCACCAGCCGCGGCCGTAGTCGTAGCGGGCATGGCCGAGGGGTGTGAGCCGCAGGCCCTCGACGGCCACGTCGCGAACGAGGGTGACGAGGGATGGCATGTCGTGCATCACCCCGCCGGAGCCCGCGAGGCGGAACCCGTCATCCATCAGCACGCTGGTGGAATGGCAATGGGCGCAGTCGATCATCTTGGACTGCGCAAGGCGCGGGGCCAGCGGCGCACCGCAATTCGCACAGTTGAAGCTGTCGAGCGCCATTCCGTCCGCCGTTTCCTGACCCCTGGGGCCTGCCGGACGCGATCAAGCCGGAAACGGTTCCGGGAGACAACCGGGAATCGGGCGGGTGGAGCGTGCCGTGGGGCGACGTTATCCTGCGGGCCACACCAGGGGGTGGAGGCGGGCATGGAAGAGCTGTCGGATGACGAGGTGATCGCGGCCGCGACCACGGGGGACGCCTTTCGCAAACCCTTGCTCATCGACGAGTTGGCGCGGCGGGCGCTGGCGGATCCGGCGTTGCTGGGCCAGGCGGTGGAGGCAATCTCGGCAGAGCGGGCGCTGCTATCGCGGCAAGGTTATGCGCCGGGATGGATGGCGGCGGGGCGGATCCTCGACAGCGGCGATGCGGGGGCGATCGCGGTGCTGCTGCGGGCGATGGACGCGTGGTCGGCGCGGGATCAGGCGGATCTCGTGGCGCTGTGGTCCGGTCCGGCGGGCCTTGCGGAGGGGACGCGGGCACTGTTGGAGCGTCACGGCTGGGCACCGAAATACGATCCGGAGCGGCGGTAGGGCGGCGCTTCGCACGCCGCCCCGAAGCGTTCAGCTCGCCTCGCCCACCGTGCCGCCGAGCTGGAGCGCCACACGCTCGGCCGCGAAGGCCAGCACCTCCTGCCGCGTGTTGCCGGCGACACCTTCGAGGAAGGGCCAGTCGGCCTCCATCGAGAAGACGATGCCGTCGGTCTCCTCCGGCGTCATCACGTCGTCCCCGTCGAGCGCGTTCGCCACCCGGTCGCGTAGGGCGGTGAGGAAGACGCGTTGGGCCGCGACCTCGTCCAGATCCACCGGCGACGGGCCGTGGCCGATATGCAGCTGGTCCTTCGCGTCGTAGCGGGTCGCGAGCGTGTCGAGCTGGTCGAGCCAGGCCTCCACATCCTCGAACGGGACGGCGGGCGCGCCGACATTCACCAGGTCGCCGATGAAGGCGAGGTCGGCCTCCTCGACCGTGACGGTGAGGGTGGATTCCGCCTCGCTCGGACCGAAGATGTCGAAGCGGAGCGTGGTGCCGCCGATCTCGCGCACCTCTCCGTCGGAGACGACGGTGGCGTCGGCCACGGCTTCCGTCAGCACCTCCTGCGTCGGGAAGCGGTCGCCGTGGCGCTGGTTGCGCATCTCGATGAAGCCGCGGCCATCGGTGCGGATCGAGGCGAGCGTGGTGGCATCGGTGATCACCTCGGCCTCCGGGAACGCCTCGAGCCAGACGGGCAGACCGCCGTAGTGGTCGGTGTGGGCGTGGCTGATGATGATGGCGGTCACCGGCTGCGCGGTGGTGGCGCGCAGGTGGCGTAGGGCGCGCTCGGCCTCCGGCAACAGGCGCTGGGTGTCGATGAGGACGGTGCCGGCCTCTGTCTCGAACCAGTGGGTGTTGACGCTGTCGACGTCGCGGACCTGGCTCGCATAGCTGTGCACGGTCAGATCGTCGGCGAGCGCCATGCCCGGCATGAGCGCGAGGGTCAGGGCGAGGTTGCGGAAGGTGGTCATCTTGATACTCCAATGCTGCGGTCGGGCGTCCATTCTTGACGCCTGTGTCAAAGTTGGGGTGGGAAGGCATTCTTGACGAGAGTGTCAAAGACGGAGATGTGGAAACAAACCGTCACCCGCTGGAGGGGCCCGAATGGTCGGCATCCGGAAATTCGACGAGGCAAAGCTGATCAAGGACGCGATGCGCACCTTCTGGGCGCGGGGTGCGGCGGCGACCACGATGGCGGACCTCGCGATGGCGACGGGGGTGCAGCGCGGCAGCCTTTACAACGCCTATGGCGACAGGGAGACGCTGCTGATCGCGGCGCTCGACCTCTATGCCACGCGGTGGCGGGCGCAAGCGGTGCAGGCGCTCACCGATCCGGAGCCAGAGGCGGCGGTGGCGGGGTTCCTGCAGGTCCACACCGACCGCATGGCCGATCCTGGCAACCCGCCGGGCTGCCTGATGACGGAGGTCTCGATGGAGCTCGCCGATCTGTCGGAGGCGGTGGCGCAGCGGGTCGCGATGCACTTCCAACAGACCGAGGACGCGCTGCAGGCGTACTTCGAGGCGGCGCAGGGGCGTGGGGCGTTACACCCTCCGCTCCAGCCCCGGCCCAGCGCGCGCTTCGTCGTCGCCACCAGCCGCGGGATGGCGGTGATGCACAAGGCCCATGGCGGGCGGATCGACGTGGTGGAGGATGTGGCAGCCTCGGCCAGCCTGCTCTTTCGCCGGCCGAGGTGAGGGGTGCTTAGCCGGCGGCCTTGAGCTCCGGCGTTGCTTCGGCGGCGTGCTCCACCGGCTCCCATTGCAGATCGCCCGCGTAGCGCCAGGCCATCCGGCCCGTCTCGTCGAGCGCGAAGAGGTGGAGCCAGCGGTTGTCGAAGAGTGCGCGCACGCCGTCATGGCGGCCGAGGATCTCGGCCATCGCCTCGCGCGGAGCCTCGATGCAGACCGACAGGCGCAGCGGGTCGTGAACATGGCCCTCGCCATCGTGGACCGACTGCCAGGGCAGCCCGGCGCGCAGGGTGCCGCCGTTCCCCTCGATCACGCCGATGCCGCCCGTGACGTTGTGCAGGAGCTTGTTGCCCGAGCCGAAGAGCGTCGGCGCCACGGTCGAGCCGTAATACTGCAGGCTGATCCAGCTCGCGACCACGACGGGCGCGGTCATGATGAGCTCCAGCACGCTGAAGCTCTCGTCCTGCCGCCAGTCGTAGTCGTGGAGGAAGGCGCGGCCGGCGAGGCTCTTGCCCGCGGTCCGCTGGCGTGGTGCAGCGACGAAGGCCTTGCACCCGGCGAGCGCCCATTCGGGGCGGGTCTCGGCCCAGTCGCGGCTGCGGATCGCGATGTCCCCCTCCCCCGCGGCGCGCGGCAGGCGCAGCGCCCGCTCGGCCCGGGTGCTCTGCCCGGCGGTGGCGAGCCAGCTCTCGGCTTGGCGGAGGTCGTTGGCATGGTCCTTCGACGGGTGGTCGTCGGCATAGATCGTGACGGCGTCCGTCGTGGTGTCGTGCAGCGCGCCGAGGAAGAGAGTGTCCGCCGGAACCTCGATCCCCCGCGGCCGGAGTGCCGCGCGCACCTCCGCATCGTTGAGCAGGGCTGCGAGCAGGCGGGCGTTGACCTCGCCGGAATAGCCGCCGCAGGCGCCGCAGTGGAGGCCGCTGGCGTGGGGGTTGTTGACCACGTTGGCCCCGTGGCCCGCGAGCAGGATCAGCCGGGCGAAGTTGCTCGTGAGGGACATGGCGCGCAGCACCGTCTCCGCCGCGTCGGTCCGCGCGTCGAGATCGAGCGCGGGGTCGAGGCGCGGGGCGGGTTCAGCGGGCGCGGACGAGGGCGCAAGGCCCAGCGCGTCGCGCACCAGCTTGCCTGCGTAGATCGGGCCCGTCGCCTCGACAAAGGCGAAGGAGGAGACGGCGGCGAGCTTGAACCGGCCCCAGGCGCGGGCGGCGCGGGCCTTGAAGCGGGCGGTGAGATCCGCTTCCTCCTCGCCCGCCGCGGTGGTGGAGACGCCGGGGTTCAGGAGCACCGGCAGCCGCCGCTCCTCGACATCGGAGGCGAAGGACTTGTGCGCGACCGGCAGGCCGAAGAAGCCCGCGAAGCCGAGCGTGCGGATGTTGGGATCGACGGCCTCCAGCCCGCGGCGGAAGATCTCCGACCGGACGTCGATGCAGAACGCGGCCTGCAGCGCGGGGCGGCTGTCGGAGGCCGCGGGCGCTGGCGCCGCGAAGGTCTGCGCGAGCTCCCGCTGGGCGGCGCGCTCGGCGGCCTCCTGCAGAATGGCGTCGATGACGTGATCCGCGGTCGGGGCGAGCGGGGCGGCGTGGGCGGTGCGCACCTCCGCCCACCGCGCGGCGATCTGGTCGGCGTGCTGGGTGAAGAGCGCCTCCTCCCACAGCAGCCGGATCGCGAGCAGGTCGGTGATGGTCGCGTCATGCTCGCCAGCGAGCTCCGCCTGCCAGAGGGTGTAGCGCGCATACTGCGCCCAGCCGCCAAGGGAGAGCAGGAGCTGGTGGAGGTAGGTCTCCAGCGCGTCATCCATCAGGCCCAGCGTCTCGATGGCGCGGGCGGTGGCGGCGGAGGCCGTCTCCGGCGCGTCGGCGACGAACTGGGCGAAGCCTGCGAGGCCCGCGATCTCTGGCGTCAGGTCGTGGGTCGCGACCTCGCGCCAGGCGGCATAGGCCCCCCTGCCCTTCGGCGCGGCCCAGAGCGCCTGGCCCTGGTCGAAATAGCCGGCGGTCCAGGCGCCGATCCGCTCGGCGAGGAGGCCGGGCCAGTCGGTGCCCGACGCCTCCGCCGCGAGATCGGCGATGGTGGGCAGGGCTTCGGGGGCGGCACGCTCGGCCCCCGCGGAGGTGCGCAGGGCAGCGAGGTCGGCCGGGGCGCCCGCCGGGGCGGTGGCGAGGGCCGCGGTCAGGTCCTCATCGGTGATGGTGCCGTCGGCGATGCGCGCGGCATACCACGTGCGGTCCATGGTGACCGGCGCTCCGGCGACGCGGCCGAGCCGGGCGGCGACATCCGCAAGGCCCTCCCCGGTCTGGCCGAGGAACGGGTTCACCGCGACGGAGGAGGCGAGCGGCCAGACCGGCGGGATCGCCCGGGCGGCGGCGTCGGTGGCGGCGGCGAGCGCTTCGGAAGAAAGCGAGAGGGTCATCGTTCGTACTCCTTCGCGAGAGATCAGGACGTGGACCGGCTGGACCAGCCGCCGAGCAGCCGGTCGAACACCGCGTTGGCGTAGAGCCCGTTCGAGAGGTGGACGCGCAGGCCCGCCGCCGCCGGGTGGTAGGCCCAGAGCGGGAACATGGCCTGTGCGACCGCCACGAGGCCGAAGCTGACGAGGGCGAGCACGATCAGCGCCCATTCCAGCGGCCCCGGCGCAGGCGTCGGCGGCAGGGTGCCGGACATCAGGCCCTCCGCCGCGGTCTGCAGCGCGAAGTAGCCGATGGCGGCGGCCACCGAATAGGCGGCGGTGCGGCGCGTCAGGATGCGCGGCGCGGCATCGGCGAGCCCCTGCGCCAGCAGGTAGGCGACGCCGAAGATCAGGATGGCGCCCAGCGCGATCGCCTGCGGCGACTTGCCGGTGAAGCCGAAGATCAAGCCCACCACGGCGTAGATCGCCAGGGCCAGCAGGAAGGCGCGGCCCACCGCGGCCCCGTTCGGGATCGCCACCGGACCCGGCCGCCGGATCGAGGCCACGCCCTCCACCGCCATGCCGGAGGCGAGGAACGCATGCGCCTTGTAGAGCGAGTGCGCCACGATGTGCAGCAGTGCGAGCGGGAAGAGCGCGAGGCCGCATTGCAGGATCATAAAGCCCATCTGGGCGACCGTGGACCAGGCGAGCGAGGTCTTCACCGCCGGCTGGGTCAGCATCACCAGCCCGCCGAAGAGCGCCGTGAACCCACCGATCATTACGAGCACGGCCAGCACGCCGGGCGAGAGCAGCATCACGTCGGCGAAGCGGATCAGCAGGAAGCCACCCGCGTTGATCACCCCGGCGTGGAGGAGAGCGGAGACCGGCGTCGGCGTCTCCATCACCTCGGTCAGCCAGCCATGGGTGGGGAACTGGGCGGATTTCAGGAGGGCCGCGACGGCGAGCAGGATCGCGACGGCGACGGCGATGCCCCCGCCCTCACCAAGGCGCGCGGCGGCCAGGATCTCGGCAATGTCGCCGGTGCCATACTGGATAAGCAGGAGGATCGCGGCGCCGATCAGCGCGGCATCGCCGAGGCGCGCGGTCACGTATTTCTTGCGCGCCGCCCGCTGGGCCGCCACCCGCTCGGGGTAGTGCAGCAGGAGCTTGTGGAGGAAGAGGCTCGTCGCGATCCAGGCGGCGACCAGTTGCAGCAGGCTGCCCGCCGTCACCAGCAGCATGACGGCGGCAAGCGTGGCGCAGAGCCAGCCGGTGAAGCTACCCTGCCGCGCCTCGCCGTCCATGTAGGTGGCCGCATAGCGCAGCACGACCCAACCGACGAAGGTGACGAGGAGGAGCATCACGGCGCTCAGCGCATCGAGCCGGATCGAGAGGCCGAGCCCTGCGACGCCGATCAGCGGGCTGTTACCGCTGCCCGCCGCGATCAGTGTGATGGCCGAGAGGACGGCGACGCCAAAGGCGGCGAGCGCCGCGAGCTCCACGGTCTTGAGCACGGAGCCGGGGCGCTGCTCCGGCCCGCGAAAGGCGAGAAACGCGGCGAGGATCAGCGCGAGGGGTGCCAGAAGCGGCAGGAAGGCGAGCAGCATGTCAGGTCTCCCGATGGTCGGCGTGACGGTTGGGGAGCCATGTAGCGGCGCACCCTGATTATAGAAAATACATTGTTTATCCCGTTTCGTTCGCTTTAGTAGAACACATGGCCGAGCTGAACTATCACCATCTGCGCTATTTCTGGGCCGTGGCCCATGACGGGAACCTCACGCGGACGGCGGAGCGGCTGAACCTGTCGCAATCCGCCGTCTCCGTTCAGATCCGGACGTTGGAGGAGCATCTGGGCCACGCACTCTTCGAACGGCGGGGGCGGCAGCTTCACCTGACGGAGGCGGGGCGCATCGCGCTCGACCACGCGGACACGATCTTCGCCGCGGGGACGGAGCTGGTGGGCACGCTGAAGGAACGCGGGCGGACGCGGCAGGCGATCCGTATCGGGGCGCTGGCAACGCTCTCGCGCAACTTCCACATCGAGTTCCTGCGCCCCATCCTCGGCCGGCCGGATGTGGAGGTCGTGCTGCGCTCGGGCACCACGGCCGAGCTGTTGCTGGGGCTGGAGACGCTGAACCTCGACGTCGTGCTGATGAACCAGCCGCCGCCGCGGGATGCGGCGACGCCCTTCGTCTCCCACCGCCTGGCGGAGGAGGCGGTGAGCCTTGTCGGCACGCCCGAGCTGGTCGCCGGGGGCGCAGATCTGCGCGATTATCTCAGTTCGCAGCCGGTGATCCTGCCGACGATCGAGACCAATGTGCGCATCGGCTTCGATGCACTGACCGACCGGCTGGGCCTGCGCCCGCAGATCGCTGCCGAGGTGGACGACATGGCGATGATGCGTCTTCTGGCACGGGAGGGCGCGGGCCTCGCGGTCCTCCCGCCCATAGTCGTGCAGGACGAGCTGAGCGACGGGCGGCTGGTGGAGGCGGGGCATCTGCCGGGGATCAGCGAAACCTTCCACGCGAT is a genomic window of Pontivivens ytuae containing:
- a CDS encoding AraC family transcriptional regulator, translated to MREAVFRIDTYLRGDEAYHFARKELSSQRPALRHRHDYYELFLIERGAANHWINGTEERLVAGDMVFIRPDDCHALQAEDGIGCRILNVMFLPGTADHLAARYGSELAERFFWFAGELPMVLHLTGAQMERAINTAQQLGGSRRTLARIEHFLLAIMTHVLDEVATIERSAPRWLIAACQAAQQPEVFREGAAGFVAAAGRGHEHVCRQARRHLGVSPTVFVNRIRIQHAAMLLSATGRPLADVAGDCGIENLSYFHKLFREHYGTTPGAYRERRQRDPIQSGTVTETSV
- a CDS encoding alpha-D-ribose 1-methylphosphonate 5-triphosphate diphosphatase — its product is MFRVIGATVILPNGVARCEVSVEDGRIAALDAPATPGEVKVDGRGKVLAPALIDIHGDAFERQMMPRPGVMFPLDPAVLETDRQLGANGIATAFHAVTLGWEPGLRSVEQGRAFCAALERLGPRLTVENAIQLRWETFAFEAVDLIEEVLAGPLPAAIAFNDHTSMSMLDPSIRIQDRPFEQAADYPAVSFDAPHLPRKMAGSAKRAGLDIEPYLERMGDIWTRRAEVPAVIERVAAAGREAGVGMLSHDDTQDETRTFYRGLGARISEFPMRIPVAEAAKAAGDAIAFGAPNVVRGGSHIGSPSAAEMVEAGLCDMLASDYYYPAMLAAVARLHEEKRAPLDKLWRLVSAGPAEAMHLPERGEIAVGQRADLVLLDWPEGETPAVRRTWVKGRLAYSAG
- a CDS encoding polyamine aminopropyltransferase, translating into MTRPAAEAQGLWLLAATFAVAVAGLVYELIAGAVSSYLLGDSVTQFSLVIGVFMTSMGLGAWASRYVTEAERGFVLSQVLLGIVGGFSAPILFLAYGWLDGLGLLLFSLVVAIGALSGLEIPLITRILHTRQAMQHTLSSVLTADYAGALVAAVLFPLVIVPQLGLMAASLVFGVLNLVVAGISLWLFRERIGWLIRGFWLGGLVACSAALIWTDRLVSLADTAMFEDDVILSEETPYQRIVVTRFGDRTRLFLNGSIQFDSLDEHRYHETLVHPMMSRLPRRTSILILGGGDGMAAREVLRWPDVEEVVLVDLDPRVTELFRNVPHLAALNDRALNDPRVEIIADDAWQFADEDRRVFDAIVLDLPDPRDFSVSKLYSREFYARLVERLSPRGALVTQAGSPVFAREAFWSIDRTLDETRDPQRPGGTLSTTAYHAYVPSFGTWGFVLARPGPLRDPDPLPEGLQFYHADLWPGLTTFGHDTAPLEVETNTILSHALVRYYEDGWARWFR
- a CDS encoding DUF350 domain-containing protein, with protein sequence MNPFETIIFAEIVATIFYTALGVGLLIVSWIVIEWLTPFSLRREVEEEQNMAIAVLMGSLFLAISILIAAVIVSG
- a CDS encoding DUF4178 domain-containing protein, translated to MTRPESFNCTNCGAGLSVLGGGRVRAHVCSYCGAELDAQDGYKVIAQFRDMPRPESPLAIGMTGEVYGVPFTVIGTIAWRERYGGRTWTWVDHQVFSWTHGYAWITWEDGHLVFTRKIRDLPAPAFISARTIENAESRPAAHLGRTRYRYYGSGRPEATFIEGEFNYTPKLDEDSFYVSLMGDDQMLTMRETGKEREYELSRHLDRAATFASFRIAAKDWRRPSGVHPLQAFRRSSLALFARNLTLAGAAAAVVLSFALGAAGTRIAQSGEVSVRNPLTLPFEVTAPQGLTEISIWSDVSNSWAWYEVELYDAEDEPVAAFDDGMGYYFGRDSDGRWTEGSRWARAHLLLPPGNYTLEMAQSEAAVDWQGGQLAQRMAVEVTQGKPATRWLWYLAFAFLAVGGGMLVQRTIHNTRRWSGSDWSDD
- a CDS encoding DUF4178 domain-containing protein, whose product is MALDSFNCANCGAPLAPRLAQSKMIDCAHCHSTSVLMDDGFRLAGSGGVMHDMPSLVTLVRDVAVEGLRLTPLGHARYDYGRGWWDEYWCIDQNDDGWWLSVDEGDYAIEQPLPRALWPRGFRPRLGTPVAIDGTDYRVTEAETAECIAVRGELPEVLSVGEKHLYFDLSGPERALATVETWEGGEAWTRGRWVDPWDVQTL
- a CDS encoding MBL fold metallo-hydrolase yields the protein MTTFRNLALTLALMPGMALADDLTVHSYASQVRDVDSVNTHWFETEAGTVLIDTQRLLPEAERALRHLRATTAQPVTAIIISHAHTDHYGGLPVWLEAFPEAEVITDATTLASIRTDGRGFIEMRNQRHGDRFPTQEVLTEAVADATVVSDGEVREIGGTTLRFDIFGPSEAESTLTVTVEEADLAFIGDLVNVGAPAVPFEDVEAWLDQLDTLATRYDAKDQLHIGHGPSPVDLDEVAAQRVFLTALRDRVANALDGDDVMTPEETDGIVFSMEADWPFLEGVAGNTRQEVLAFAAERVALQLGGTVGEAS
- a CDS encoding TetR/AcrR family transcriptional regulator, which codes for MVGIRKFDEAKLIKDAMRTFWARGAAATTMADLAMATGVQRGSLYNAYGDRETLLIAALDLYATRWRAQAVQALTDPEPEAAVAGFLQVHTDRMADPGNPPGCLMTEVSMELADLSEAVAQRVAMHFQQTEDALQAYFEAAQGRGALHPPLQPRPSARFVVATSRGMAVMHKAHGGRIDVVEDVAASASLLFRRPR